In Mustela nigripes isolate SB6536 chromosome 10, MUSNIG.SB6536, whole genome shotgun sequence, one DNA window encodes the following:
- the MYOCOS gene encoding myocilin opposite strand protein — translation MAQKSLTVHANNLPYGDLASEVTRRRVTMATGEEISTKKSDEAGEMPPTLDSEQGPAGAAGPSEPPAPPPSPAEDCRV, via the exons ATGGCCCAGAAGAGCCTCACAGTCCACGCCAACAACCTGCCCTACGGAGACCTGGCCTCCGAGGTGACCAGGCGCAGAGTCACCATGGCCACGGG AGAAGAGATATCTACCAAGAAAAGTGATGAAGCCGGGGAGATGCCCCCCACTCTGGACTCGGAGCAAGGCCCTGCTGGCGCGGCTGGCCCTTCAGAACCCCCCGCGCCGCCTCCTTCCCCCGCTGAAGACTGCAGAGTCTGA